A region of Cellulomonas sp. WB94 DNA encodes the following proteins:
- a CDS encoding amidohydrolase family protein, producing MTSTLYRRGVIHSAADPFAEAILVDGATIAWIGADDTADGLAARADEVVDLDGALVAPGFVDAHAHVLATGLAIEGLDLSPGAAGGSLTDVLASVHRAAEDARHGSPDALAQPLLGFGWDDHGWAEGRAPSVDDLDRAGGGAPVYLARADAHSGVVSSSFAEVAGLRGLAGWHDDGRVDGAAHARAREVARDVPTGRRDELYRLALRSAAAAGVVSLHEHSTPSTDTRDGLAALLAMTADAESGLTHVVGYRGEACVTSDDAHEIMAAIPGLAGIGGDLLVDGSLGSHSAALRAPYVDVPGGDRGTLFLSAEQICNHVAAVTRAGVQAGFHVIGDRAMDEFMLGLRAAVDVEGIDAIRGAGHRLEHAEMIDAMTLAGLVLLGVHLSMQPAFDAAWGGPDGMYAARLGAGRAASLNPFADVAAAGIPVAFGSDSPVTRIDPWAAVRAAVGHHQRDQRISARAAFRAHTRGGWRAAHLDHTGAGELRVGAPAHLAVWRAENLAVQGAGRATSGWSTDARAGTPLLPDLDPQAATPVCVRTVRAGVVLHDELG from the coding sequence GTGACCTCAACCCTGTACCGCCGCGGCGTCATCCACTCGGCTGCCGACCCGTTCGCGGAGGCGATCCTCGTCGACGGTGCCACGATCGCCTGGATCGGCGCCGACGACACGGCTGACGGCCTGGCGGCCCGGGCGGACGAGGTGGTCGACCTCGACGGCGCTCTCGTAGCCCCCGGCTTCGTCGATGCGCACGCGCACGTCCTCGCAACCGGTCTCGCGATCGAGGGACTCGACCTCTCGCCCGGTGCGGCCGGCGGGTCGCTCACCGACGTCCTGGCATCCGTCCACCGTGCGGCCGAGGACGCCCGTCACGGATCGCCCGACGCGTTGGCGCAGCCGCTGCTCGGGTTCGGCTGGGACGACCACGGGTGGGCGGAGGGCCGGGCGCCCTCGGTCGACGACCTGGACCGAGCCGGCGGCGGGGCGCCGGTGTACCTGGCTCGCGCGGACGCCCACTCGGGCGTCGTGTCGTCATCGTTCGCGGAGGTCGCCGGACTGCGTGGCCTGGCCGGCTGGCACGACGACGGACGGGTCGACGGCGCGGCCCATGCGCGGGCGCGCGAGGTTGCGCGTGACGTCCCCACGGGTCGTCGCGACGAGCTCTACCGCCTCGCGCTGCGGTCGGCTGCCGCGGCGGGCGTCGTCTCGCTGCACGAGCACAGCACGCCGTCGACCGACACCCGCGACGGTCTCGCTGCGCTGCTGGCGATGACGGCCGATGCCGAGAGCGGTCTGACGCACGTCGTCGGGTACCGCGGCGAGGCGTGCGTCACGAGCGACGACGCGCACGAGATCATGGCAGCGATCCCCGGCCTCGCCGGCATCGGGGGCGACCTCCTCGTCGACGGCTCGTTGGGCTCGCACTCGGCCGCGCTCCGCGCACCGTACGTCGATGTGCCCGGCGGAGACCGCGGGACGCTGTTCCTGAGCGCCGAGCAGATCTGCAACCACGTGGCGGCTGTCACGCGCGCCGGGGTCCAGGCCGGGTTCCACGTGATCGGCGACCGCGCGATGGACGAGTTCATGCTCGGGCTCCGGGCCGCCGTGGACGTCGAGGGCATCGACGCGATCCGCGGTGCGGGTCACCGGCTCGAGCACGCCGAGATGATCGATGCCATGACCTTGGCCGGTCTCGTCCTGCTGGGGGTGCACCTGAGCATGCAGCCGGCGTTCGACGCGGCCTGGGGTGGCCCGGACGGGATGTACGCGGCCCGCCTGGGCGCCGGTCGCGCGGCCTCGCTCAACCCGTTCGCGGACGTCGCCGCAGCCGGCATCCCCGTCGCGTTCGGCTCGGACTCGCCCGTCACCCGCATCGACCCCTGGGCCGCGGTCCGGGCCGCGGTCGGTCACCACCAGCGCGACCAGCGGATCTCCGCGCGCGCAGCCTTCCGGGCGCACACCCGCGGGGGCTGGCGCGCCGCCCATCTCGACCACACGGGCGCCGGCGAGCTCCGGGTCGGCGCCCCGGCGCACCTCGCCGTGTGGCGGGCCGAGAACCTCGCCGTGCAGGGCGCCGGTCGCGCCACCTCGGGGTGGAGCACCGATGCGCGGGCTGGGACCCCCCTCCTTCCGGACCTGGATCCGCAGGCCGCCACCCCCGTCTGCGTGCGCACGGTGCGGGCCGGTGTCGTCCTGCACGACGAGCTCGGCTGA
- the lnt gene encoding apolipoprotein N-acyltransferase produces the protein MPFREPTREPARWSSLALAVAGGALTWASFPDLGWWGAAAPGVGLLVLALRRDSARWNALIGLVWGLTFFLPHITWADYAVGRVPWFALAAFEAGYVALFGAAWTWARRGNAVWRNRWLQVIVFVVLWVAMEELRSAWPFGGFPWGRLAFSQADSPVSALAWLGGAPLVSAAVALAGILLAQAWTAARRLVVPRVFVRLALAGAVLVAGLFVPLDTRAEAGTLAVGAVQGNVPNAGLDAFAQARVVLGNHVAGTLALLDQVEPGQLDLVLWPENGTDVDPQADGAAADEIDAAARAVQAPMLVGTVQYPPSGGRYNTAVLWLPGQGVVAQYSKQHPAPFAEYIPLRSLVRPFSSAVDLVTQDMIAGTKVGLVPLESARLGRTVGIGDVICFEVAYDALPRAAVLAGAELLVVQTNNASFGFTAESTQQLAMSRLRAIELGRATVQISTVGVSAIIEPNGAVSHQTALFTSGQLVATLPLRHSLTPAARLGDWPAWIADALALCVVVTGMAGALRIRRENRTEGVS, from the coding sequence GTGCCATTCCGCGAGCCCACCCGCGAGCCCGCCCGTTGGTCGTCCTTGGCCCTCGCGGTCGCCGGGGGAGCGCTCACGTGGGCATCGTTCCCCGACCTCGGCTGGTGGGGAGCCGCAGCTCCTGGGGTCGGGCTGCTCGTCCTCGCCCTGCGTCGCGACAGCGCGCGCTGGAACGCCCTGATCGGGCTCGTCTGGGGCCTCACCTTCTTCCTGCCTCACATCACCTGGGCGGACTACGCCGTCGGGCGGGTCCCGTGGTTCGCCCTTGCCGCCTTCGAGGCCGGGTATGTCGCCCTCTTCGGTGCCGCGTGGACCTGGGCCCGGCGCGGCAACGCCGTCTGGCGCAACAGGTGGCTCCAGGTGATCGTGTTCGTCGTCCTCTGGGTCGCCATGGAGGAGCTCCGCTCCGCGTGGCCGTTCGGGGGCTTCCCCTGGGGACGGCTGGCGTTCTCCCAGGCCGACTCGCCCGTCTCGGCGCTGGCCTGGCTGGGCGGCGCGCCCCTCGTCTCGGCGGCGGTGGCCCTTGCCGGCATCCTCCTCGCCCAGGCGTGGACGGCTGCGCGGCGCCTCGTCGTCCCCCGGGTCTTCGTCCGGCTCGCACTGGCCGGCGCCGTGCTCGTCGCGGGCCTGTTCGTGCCGCTCGACACGCGCGCCGAGGCCGGCACGCTCGCGGTGGGCGCCGTGCAGGGCAACGTGCCGAACGCCGGTCTGGACGCCTTCGCGCAGGCCCGCGTCGTGCTCGGCAACCACGTGGCCGGGACGCTCGCCCTTCTCGACCAGGTCGAGCCGGGGCAGCTCGACCTGGTCCTGTGGCCCGAGAACGGCACGGACGTCGACCCGCAGGCGGACGGAGCAGCAGCCGACGAGATCGACGCCGCGGCACGGGCCGTGCAGGCACCGATGCTTGTCGGCACCGTCCAGTACCCGCCGAGCGGCGGTCGCTACAACACCGCAGTCTTGTGGCTTCCCGGACAAGGTGTCGTGGCGCAGTACTCCAAGCAGCATCCGGCGCCGTTTGCCGAGTACATCCCGCTCCGCTCCCTGGTGCGTCCGTTCTCCTCGGCCGTCGACCTCGTCACCCAGGACATGATCGCCGGGACCAAGGTCGGGCTCGTGCCGCTCGAGTCCGCTCGACTCGGGCGCACCGTCGGGATCGGGGACGTCATCTGCTTCGAGGTGGCCTACGACGCTCTGCCTCGCGCGGCGGTCCTGGCCGGGGCCGAGCTGCTGGTCGTCCAGACGAACAACGCCTCGTTCGGGTTCACCGCGGAGTCCACGCAGCAGCTGGCGATGAGCCGGCTGCGCGCGATCGAGCTCGGTCGAGCGACCGTCCAGATCTCCACTGTCGGCGTCAGCGCGATCATCGAGCCCAACGGCGCCGTCTCGCACCAGACAGCGCTTTTCACTTCCGGCCAGCTGGTGGCTACGCTGCCGCTGCGCCATTCCCTCACGCCTGCCGCCCGGCTCGGAGACTGGCCTGCGTGGATTGCCGACGCACTCGCCCTGTGCGTCGTCGTGACCGGGATGGCTGGTGCGCTGCGCATCCGCCGCGAGAACCGCACCGAAGGAGTCTCATGA
- a CDS encoding polyprenol monophosphomannose synthase, whose product MTADNADTQPRVLVVIPTYDERENLPTALERLRASVPDADLLVVDDGSPDGTGELAEKIAAQDEEASGRTTIYVLHRTGKLGLGTAYITGFRWALERGYDVIVEMDADGSHRAEDLPRLLDAVAGADLVIGSRWVPGGSVVNWPVSRQLLSRGGNTYTRLALGLPLRDATAGFRAFRAETLATMALDEVASAGYCFQVDMAWRVQRAGGRIVEVPITFVERELGRSKMSRAIVVEALANVTVWGVEQRARQLGAAVRRLRRR is encoded by the coding sequence ATGACCGCCGACAACGCCGACACCCAGCCCCGGGTGCTCGTCGTCATCCCGACGTACGACGAGCGGGAGAACCTCCCGACGGCGCTCGAACGGCTCCGCGCGAGCGTGCCCGACGCCGACCTCCTGGTCGTGGACGACGGCTCGCCCGACGGCACCGGCGAGCTCGCCGAGAAGATCGCCGCACAGGACGAAGAGGCGTCAGGCCGCACCACCATCTATGTGCTGCACCGCACCGGCAAGCTCGGCCTCGGCACCGCCTACATCACCGGCTTCCGGTGGGCGCTCGAGCGTGGCTACGACGTGATCGTCGAGATGGACGCCGACGGCTCGCACCGCGCCGAGGACCTGCCGCGCCTGCTGGACGCGGTCGCCGGTGCCGACCTCGTGATCGGATCGCGCTGGGTGCCCGGCGGGAGCGTCGTCAACTGGCCGGTCAGCCGTCAGCTCCTCTCCCGCGGCGGCAACACCTACACCCGGCTCGCGTTGGGGCTGCCGCTGCGGGACGCGACGGCAGGCTTCCGAGCGTTCCGCGCCGAGACCCTCGCGACGATGGCGCTCGACGAGGTCGCCTCCGCCGGGTACTGCTTCCAGGTCGACATGGCCTGGCGCGTGCAGCGGGCCGGCGGCCGCATCGTGGAGGTGCCCATCACGTTCGTCGAGCGCGAGCTCGGCCGGTCGAAGATGAGCCGCGCGATCGTCGTCGAGGCCCTCGCCAACGTCACGGTGTGGGGTGTCGAGCAGCGCGCACGTCAGCTGGGCGCTGCCGTGCGCCGACTGCGCCGCCGCTGA
- a CDS encoding RNA polymerase-binding protein RbpA — MSNRSLRGMRIGSHSMETEEGVEFAPRLQAHYDCPNGHTIILPFSVEADVPVTWECRCGEEALLRDASKPEPKAGKAPRTHWDMLLERRTVKELEELLDERLDLLRAGKLRRSA; from the coding sequence ATGTCGAACCGGTCACTGCGCGGAATGCGCATCGGTTCCCACAGCATGGAGACGGAAGAGGGCGTCGAGTTCGCCCCTCGTCTTCAGGCTCACTACGACTGCCCCAACGGACACACGATCATCCTGCCGTTCTCTGTCGAGGCGGACGTTCCGGTCACCTGGGAGTGCCGCTGCGGCGAGGAGGCGCTCCTGCGGGACGCGTCCAAGCCGGAGCCCAAGGCGGGCAAGGCCCCGCGCACGCACTGGGACATGCTCCTGGAGCGTCGGACCGTCAAGGAGCTCGAGGAGCTCCTCGACGAGCGGCTCGACCTTCTCCGCGCCGGCAAGCTGCGCCGGAGCGCCTGA
- a CDS encoding ABC transporter ATP-binding protein — MTPTPTASDVPARGTALADPILRRIWALLSPYRGELLLVAVSIVVASLLGIVTPFLTQRVFDDALFPADGSGVHLRLLVILVAAMVVIPLLSAAIGVGQTFLTTKVGNLAMADLRGRLFEHLERMELAFFTATKTGSIQSRLANDVGGVRSVLTTTASSILSNTVTVLASTIAMLLLSWQLTLVAVALMPLFIVLQRRVGARRQAIARATQESLSDMTAITEEALSVSGVLLTKVFNRSDAEIARYRAENDRQVDLQVRQAMAGQGFFGVVTAFMAVTPALVYLVAGSMMTGSFGGGVLTAGTLVAFSTLQARLLMPVISLMRIALDVQTSLALFRRIFEYLDLTPAITDRSEAVALTHAGEAGRVELRDVWFRYPAPPRLVQPPPLPGRWSGRHGAPLGVATPTRRIEPMPEPERPARARSWAVRGVSLTVEPGQLAAFVGPSGAGKTTLSYLVPRLYEIDEGAVLVDGHDVRDLTLSSLANAIGMVTQDPYLFHASIADNLRYARPDATDDELVEACRAANIHDRIEAFENGYRTLVGERGYRLSGGEKQRIAIARVLLKNPRILILDEATSALDSSSERLVQSALARAVDQRTTLAIAHRLSTIRHADVIFVVDEGQVVERGTHDELVQVADGLYARLYAEQFGGGRVEARFSDGIMFTDGVVLSQPSTAAG; from the coding sequence ATGACGCCGACCCCGACCGCCTCGGACGTGCCCGCGCGGGGCACGGCCCTGGCAGACCCGATCCTGCGCAGGATCTGGGCGCTCCTCTCGCCCTACCGCGGGGAGCTCCTCCTCGTCGCGGTCTCGATCGTCGTCGCGTCGCTGCTCGGCATCGTCACGCCGTTCCTCACCCAGCGCGTCTTCGACGATGCGCTGTTCCCGGCGGACGGCTCGGGGGTGCACCTGCGTCTGCTGGTGATCCTGGTCGCGGCGATGGTCGTCATCCCGCTGCTCAGCGCCGCGATCGGCGTCGGGCAGACGTTCCTGACGACGAAGGTCGGCAACCTCGCGATGGCCGACCTGCGGGGACGGCTGTTCGAGCACCTCGAACGCATGGAGCTCGCGTTCTTCACGGCGACGAAGACCGGCTCGATCCAGTCGAGGCTGGCGAACGACGTCGGCGGCGTCCGCTCGGTCCTGACGACGACAGCGTCGTCGATCCTCTCGAACACCGTGACCGTGCTCGCCTCCACCATCGCGATGCTGCTGCTCAGCTGGCAGCTGACGCTCGTCGCCGTGGCCCTGATGCCGCTCTTCATCGTCCTGCAGCGGCGGGTCGGCGCACGACGGCAGGCGATCGCGCGGGCCACGCAGGAGTCCTTGTCGGACATGACGGCGATCACCGAGGAGGCCCTCAGCGTCTCCGGGGTCCTGCTGACCAAGGTGTTCAACCGTTCCGATGCCGAGATCGCCCGTTACCGGGCGGAGAACGACCGCCAGGTCGACCTGCAGGTGCGGCAGGCGATGGCCGGTCAGGGCTTCTTCGGCGTCGTCACCGCGTTCATGGCCGTCACGCCGGCGCTCGTCTACCTCGTCGCCGGGTCGATGATGACAGGCTCGTTCGGGGGCGGGGTGCTCACGGCGGGGACGCTCGTCGCGTTCTCGACCCTCCAGGCCCGCCTGCTGATGCCGGTGATCTCGCTCATGCGGATCGCCCTCGATGTGCAGACGTCGCTCGCGCTGTTCCGGCGCATCTTCGAGTATCTCGACCTCACGCCCGCGATCACCGACCGGTCGGAGGCTGTGGCGCTGACCCACGCCGGCGAGGCCGGGCGGGTCGAGCTCCGGGACGTCTGGTTCCGCTACCCCGCTCCCCCACGGCTCGTCCAGCCGCCCCCGCTGCCGGGCCGGTGGAGCGGCAGGCACGGCGCGCCGCTCGGTGTCGCGACGCCGACGCGCCGCATCGAGCCGATGCCCGAACCCGAGCGGCCCGCTCGGGCGCGCTCGTGGGCGGTCCGTGGCGTCTCGCTCACCGTCGAGCCCGGCCAGCTCGCCGCGTTCGTGGGCCCGTCCGGCGCCGGCAAGACCACGCTGAGCTACCTCGTGCCCCGCCTGTACGAGATCGATGAGGGCGCCGTGCTCGTCGACGGCCACGACGTGCGTGACCTCACGCTGTCGAGCCTCGCCAACGCGATCGGGATGGTGACGCAGGACCCCTACCTGTTCCATGCGTCGATCGCCGACAACCTGCGGTACGCACGCCCCGACGCGACCGACGACGAGCTCGTCGAGGCCTGCCGAGCGGCGAACATCCACGACCGGATCGAGGCGTTCGAGAACGGCTACCGCACGCTGGTCGGCGAACGTGGCTATCGGCTCTCCGGCGGTGAGAAGCAGCGCATCGCGATCGCTCGGGTCCTGCTCAAGAACCCCCGGATCCTCATCCTCGACGAGGCGACGTCGGCGCTGGACTCGTCGTCCGAACGGCTCGTCCAGTCGGCGCTCGCGCGCGCGGTCGACCAGCGCACGACCCTCGCGATCGCCCATCGGCTCTCGACGATCCGCCACGCCGACGTGATCTTCGTCGTCGACGAGGGGCAGGTCGTCGAGCGCGGCACGCACGACGAGCTGGTCCAGGTGGCCGACGGGCTCTATGCGCGCCTGTACGCCGAGCAGTTCGGTGGCGGACGCGTCGAGGCGCGATTCAGCGACGGGATCATGTTCACGGACGGCGTCGTGCTGTCCCAGCCGAGCACCGCTGCCGGGTAA
- a CDS encoding FUSC family protein gives MPLVAHAPRPRDLVRFGPHNESHWVALRAGVSVGLPLVLLTATGHRGWLAYAAFGAFTSLYGRGEGYRRRLHTQLAAAVTLVFAVGLGTAVSAVVPDGQLARWAIVAASVLTAILGSLVGDATGWRPAGPLFSVFAVATCAGVPAVPADVLAAVAVASASAGLALLVGLGGALSPARRARERASSPPFGVRRLVEESTLRRHALRYGIAALAAGGVATIAGIGHPGWAMVAAVVPLAVSDTPGQLLRASHRLAGTAVGLVVAAGLFALHPAGWVLVLVVVALQTVAELFVVRNYGFAMIFITPLALLMNLLVGSVPADVLLRDRALETLIGAVIGTGVALVSTRRAIAGGVVTQLA, from the coding sequence GTGCCCCTTGTCGCCCATGCTCCCCGCCCCCGTGACCTCGTCCGGTTCGGACCGCACAACGAGAGCCACTGGGTCGCGCTGCGGGCGGGCGTGTCGGTGGGTCTCCCCCTCGTCCTGCTCACGGCGACGGGCCACCGGGGCTGGCTCGCGTACGCCGCGTTCGGCGCGTTCACCTCGCTGTACGGCCGGGGCGAAGGCTACCGCCGGCGCCTGCACACCCAGCTCGCCGCCGCCGTGACGCTCGTCTTCGCGGTGGGGCTCGGGACCGCGGTCTCGGCCGTCGTTCCGGACGGACAGCTTGCCCGGTGGGCGATCGTCGCGGCCTCGGTGCTGACGGCGATCCTCGGCTCGCTCGTCGGAGACGCCACCGGTTGGCGCCCCGCCGGTCCGCTGTTCTCGGTGTTCGCCGTCGCGACGTGCGCCGGCGTGCCCGCGGTGCCGGCCGATGTCCTCGCCGCTGTGGCCGTCGCGAGCGCCTCGGCCGGCCTCGCGCTCCTCGTCGGGCTCGGGGGCGCTCTGAGCCCGGCGCGGCGTGCCCGCGAGCGGGCCTCGTCGCCGCCGTTCGGGGTGCGACGGCTCGTCGAGGAGAGCACGCTGCGCCGCCACGCGCTGCGGTACGGGATCGCCGCGCTGGCCGCGGGCGGTGTCGCGACCATCGCCGGGATCGGCCACCCGGGATGGGCCATGGTCGCCGCCGTCGTGCCGCTCGCCGTGTCGGACACGCCAGGCCAGCTCCTGCGCGCGAGCCACCGTCTCGCCGGCACCGCCGTCGGGCTGGTCGTCGCCGCCGGTCTCTTCGCACTTCATCCGGCCGGCTGGGTGCTCGTGCTCGTCGTCGTGGCGCTCCAGACCGTGGCCGAGCTGTTCGTCGTGCGCAACTACGGGTTCGCGATGATCTTCATCACCCCGCTCGCCCTGCTCATGAACCTGCTTGTCGGCAGCGTGCCCGCCGACGTGCTGCTCCGGGACCGCGCCCTCGAGACACTCATCGGCGCGGTCATCGGGACCGGCGTCGCGCTCGTCTCGACGCGACGAGCCATCGCCGGTGGCGTTGTGACGCAGCTCGCCTGA
- a CDS encoding MarR family transcriptional regulator — translation MTSVTPRGTGDVGGLGDGPRDWIDHTQARWAELRPELDLAPLGVVGRLLRAAQLVMARCEAYLEPFDLSRAEFDIVSALCRSDGPISPGDLTRQLMFTGPATTKRLRRLEHADWIARSVNPDDARGFLIVASDDGARRFAELLPGYLGLEASLVGVLDDDERTVLAATLRRLLVDWDA, via the coding sequence ATGACGAGCGTCACACCGCGGGGAACCGGCGACGTCGGCGGTCTCGGCGACGGGCCGCGCGACTGGATCGACCACACGCAGGCCCGCTGGGCCGAGCTTCGACCAGAGCTCGACCTCGCACCCTTGGGCGTCGTGGGACGACTGCTGCGGGCTGCACAGCTCGTCATGGCGCGTTGCGAGGCGTACCTCGAGCCGTTCGACCTCAGCCGCGCCGAGTTCGACATCGTCTCGGCGCTGTGCCGCAGCGACGGACCGATCAGTCCCGGCGACCTCACGCGCCAGCTGATGTTCACCGGACCGGCCACCACGAAGCGCCTGAGGCGTCTGGAGCACGCCGACTGGATCGCCCGCAGCGTCAACCCTGACGACGCCCGCGGGTTCCTGATCGTCGCGAGCGACGACGGTGCACGCCGGTTCGCCGAGCTGCTGCCTGGCTATCTCGGGCTCGAGGCGTCACTCGTCGGCGTGCTGGACGACGACGAACGCACCGTGCTGGCCGCGACGCTGCGCCGGCTGCTCGTCGACTGGGACGCCTGA
- a CDS encoding GNAT family N-acetyltransferase has translation MIDIELIGEDDWQVVRDVRLRALRDSPLAFGSTLAREEGFREQHWRMRLRSSPWWVARRVRPSDGSVVGLVSMISEPGSTSDDRHVVGLWVEPDARREGVGTALLAAVVAAARAEEACTVSLWVADDNDAATGLYGRLGFVPTGERQPLPSSPGRSESRHEMQLG, from the coding sequence GTGATCGACATCGAGCTGATCGGCGAGGACGACTGGCAGGTCGTGCGCGACGTCCGGCTGCGCGCCCTGCGCGACAGCCCGCTCGCCTTCGGATCGACGCTGGCGCGTGAAGAGGGCTTTCGCGAGCAGCACTGGCGGATGCGGCTGCGTTCGAGCCCGTGGTGGGTCGCCCGGCGGGTGCGGCCATCCGACGGCAGCGTCGTCGGGCTCGTCTCGATGATCTCCGAACCAGGATCGACGTCCGACGATCGCCACGTCGTCGGCCTGTGGGTCGAGCCCGACGCACGCCGTGAGGGCGTGGGAACTGCCCTCCTGGCAGCCGTCGTGGCCGCTGCACGGGCGGAGGAGGCGTGCACGGTCTCCCTGTGGGTGGCGGACGACAACGACGCCGCGACGGGGCTCTACGGTCGTCTCGGTTTCGTGCCGACGGGAGAGCGGCAGCCGTTGCCCAGCTCGCCGGGGCGCTCCGAGTCTCGTCACGAGATGCAGCTCGGCTGA
- a CDS encoding MBL fold metallo-hydrolase: protein MTTVTCWGHACVRLERAGARLVIDPGTYSDLSVLDTADAVLVTHEHPDHVAVEQLRDALATRSHLEVWAPTAVVERLDALGIAPGRVHAVRSGDAFTAAGFAVVVVGEWHEVVHADVPRVANVAYLVDGAVLHPGDSFTLPPATTGVDVLLAPVGGPWLRLAEVIDYVRAVRPHIVVPIHDASLSAIGTATSDRLVASLGGSGEYRRLGPGDELTLG from the coding sequence ATGACGACTGTGACGTGCTGGGGCCATGCCTGCGTCCGGCTCGAGCGGGCCGGGGCTCGCCTCGTGATCGACCCCGGCACGTACAGCGACCTCTCGGTGCTGGACACGGCCGACGCCGTGCTGGTGACGCACGAGCATCCCGACCATGTGGCTGTGGAGCAGCTGAGGGACGCACTTGCGACTCGTTCTCATCTTGAGGTCTGGGCTCCGACAGCGGTCGTGGAGCGGCTCGACGCCCTGGGCATCGCTCCCGGGCGGGTGCACGCGGTCCGGTCCGGCGACGCCTTCACGGCCGCAGGGTTCGCCGTCGTGGTGGTGGGGGAGTGGCACGAGGTGGTCCATGCGGACGTGCCCAGGGTCGCGAACGTGGCGTACCTCGTCGACGGCGCCGTGCTGCACCCGGGCGACTCGTTCACGCTCCCGCCGGCGACGACGGGCGTCGACGTCCTGCTCGCCCCGGTGGGTGGGCCGTGGCTCCGGCTCGCTGAGGTCATCGACTACGTCCGGGCCGTGCGCCCGCACATCGTGGTGCCGATCCACGACGCCTCGCTCAGCGCCATCGGCACGGCGACGTCCGACCGGCTGGTGGCCTCGCTCGGCGGGTCTGGCGAGTATCGGCGGCTCGGACCCGGTGACGAGCTGACGCTCGGCTGA